Genomic segment of Clostridium sp. Marseille-P299:
ATACATACTAATGTGAATTTAAGTAGTATGAAATTCAATGTTTTATTTAGTCAATAAGGATTGAATTTATAGATTTAGTCAATAATTAAGGAATGCATACGTTATGGTAAAATGTTAGAACAGTAGGTGATGATATGGATGATATGCAGGAGAAGTTTAAGTTAATGCTAAGGCAAAACGGATTAAAAATAACGACGCAACGAATTGCAATCCTAGAGGTGTTAAGCTCAAGGCCGGATGAACACCTGACCGCGGAGGAGATTTATGATTGTGTTAGAAATATGTATCCGGATATTGGTTTAGCAACCGTTTATCGGACGATACAAGTGTTATCTGATCTCAATCTAATCGATAAATTGAATTTAGATGATGGATATGTACGTTATGAAATAGGAAAGCAAAATGAAAAACATTGTGGACATCATCATCATCATTTGATTTGTCTTGACTGTGGTCAAGTGTTTACATTTCAAGATGATTTATTGGAGGCACTGGAACAAAGAATTCATGAGACGATGAACTTTGAGGTGCTTGATCATGAAGTGAAATTATTTGGAAGATGCAATGATTGCATGAAAAAGAAACAATCGGATGAAAATAAATAGCTCTAACATATTCAGCAGTAACTGCTGACATACGAATGCACTTCGAAATTTACATATCAATTTATTTTTGGAGGTGCAATTTTGAAAGAAAATGAAATAACAAAAGGAGCAAATACGGGTAATTATAAGAAAAGAAATTATAATTATTCCAAGAAAGGATACCAACAATCAAGACAAAACAGAGTTGAGAAAGTTGCTGCTTCTACAAAAGCTGAACTTACAGTGAAGATGGAACCAGAGGTTGTTGTTGAGAACAAGGAAAAAGGAAAACCAGCAAAACCTGCGGTAAAGATTATTCCATTAGGTGGTCTTGAACAAATCGGTATGAATATTACCGCATTTGAATATGAAGATACCATCATTGTTGTAGACTGCGGATTAGCTTTCCCAGAAGATGAGATGCTTGGTATTGATTTAGTAATCCCTGATATTACTTATTTAAAGGATAATATTAGTAAAGTTAAGGGATTTGTCATTACACATGGTCATGAAGACCACATAGGCTCCTTACCATATGTATTAAAAGACATTAATGTACCAATTTATGCTACTAAGCTAACAGTTGGTATCATTGAGAATAAATTAAAAGAACACAATCTTTTAAAAACAACCAAGAGAAAAGTAATCAAATATGGACAATCAATTAATTTAGGTTGTTTCCGTATTGAATTTATTCGAACAAACCACAGTATTGCAGATGCAGCTGCATTAGCAATTCATACGCCAGCTGGTATTATTGTACACACAGGCGATTTTAAAGTAGATTACACACCAGTATTTGGTGAAACAATAGATTTACAAAAGTTTGGAGAACTTGGTAAAAAAGGTGTTTTAGCCTTAATGGCAGATAGTACGAATGTAATGAGACCTGGTTATACAATGTCTGAACGTACTGTTGGTAAAACCTTTGATAATATTTTTGCTGAGAACTCAAAGAGCCGTATTATCGTTGCTACCTTTGCCTCTAATGTTGACCGTGTTCAACAGATAATCAATTCAGCAGCAAAATACGGAAGAAAAGTTGTAATTGAAGGTAGAAGTATGGTGAATATTATTTCTACAGCTTCTGATTTAGGTTATATTACTATGCCTGATAATATTTTAATTGATATTGAGCAGATGAAGAATTATACTGATGATCAGATTGTTTTAATTACGACTGGTAGCCAAGGCGAAGCAATGGCAGCATTATCAAGAATTGCTGCTTCTATTCATAAAAAAGTATTCATTAAACCTGGAGATACTGTAATTTTTAGTTCTACACCAATTCCAGGAAATGAAAAGAATGTATCTAAGATAATCAACGAATTATCAATGAAGGGTGCAAAAGTAATATTCCAAGATACTCATGTTTCTGGTCACGCATGTCAAGAAGAGATTAAGTTAATTTATGCTCTTACAAAACCTAAATTTGCGATTCCAATTCATGGTGAGTATCGTCATTTAAAAGCTCATGCTGAGTTAGCAGAAGGAATGGGCATTCACAAAGATAATATCGTTTTAATTTCTTCTGGTGATGTTTTAGAATTATCGGAAGATAGCGCTAAAATTGTTGGCGAAGTACCAGCTCAAGGCATCTTAGTAGATGGTCTTGGTGTTGGTGATGTTGGTAATATCGTTCTTCGCGATAGACAGCATTTATCCGAGAATGGTCTTATCATTGTAGTTGTTACTTTAGAAAAATTCAGCAATCAAGTGTTATCTGGACCAGATATTGTGTCTAGAGGATTTGTTTATGTAAGAGAATCTGAAAACTTGATGGAAGAAGCTAGAATTGTTGTAAACGATGCTCTTGATAAGTGTTTAAGCAAGAACATGAGTGATTGGGGAAAAATTAAGAATGAAATTAAGGATTCCCTAAGCGATTACTTATGGAAGAAGATGAAGAGAAATCCTATGATACTTCCAATCATTATGGAAGTATAAAGTATTTGCTTAGCATGACTCTTTAGAAAGTTGAAGGCAAAGAAAGTATGCTTTGTCGAGGGAGATAATTATGGAAAATTCAAATACCACGACAGCTAAATTAGTTTATAAAATTACTAGTTCACTAGTACGCATGTTTTTAAATATTTTATTTTACCTTATCGTGATTATGCTTATTGTAAAAGTTGGAACATACACTTATAACATGGCATATCAAGTATTTGGTTCCGTAGCAGTGGAAGCGCAGCCTGGTAGAGATGTTGAATTTCAAATTAAAAAGGGCGAGTCTACTATGGATATAGCAAATAGACTTGAAGTAAGTAAACTTGCAGTAAATAAGTATTCGTTCTATTTAAAGACAAAGTTAAAAGAATACAATATTATGCCGGGGACTTTTATTCTTAATACATCCATGGATTATGATGATGTATTAGAAATAATTACGGATGCGACGAATTCCATTGCGGAGGAAGAAGCAGTGGATACAGAAACAACGACTCCGTAGTAGTAGCGTAAGTGGATTTAAGTATCCGCGTTGACAATAGTTAGAGGTTGTCATATAACTCTTTGTAGGCTTATGCTTATCAATAGTTATGTGACGACCTCTTTTCAATGATAAGATGTTAGGAGATAGATATGATTGTAAATGAACGTATTGCCGCCTATATTAATTCACTTGAGGGGGAATTACCTGAGAATTTACAAGCCTTAGAGCAGCAAGCACTCAAAGATTTTGTTCCGATCATTCGAAAAGATGCACAATCCTTACTTCGTTTTCTTTTAAAGGTAAAAAAGCCAAAGAGAATTTTAGAAGTCGGGACAGCAGTAGGCTTTTCCTGCTCTTTATTAGCAGAGTATATGCCTAGCGATTGTACAATTACTACCATTGAAAAATTTCCAAAACGAGTGGAAGAGGCAAAGAAAAATTTGTCCCTTGCAAAAAGGTCCAAAGATATGGTACTTTTAATAGGGGACGCAATGGATGTTTTACAAGCTTTGAATGGCAAAAAAGAGGGAAATATTAGTGAGATTTATACACCTTATGATAATAAATCTTATTTTGAAATAGATGATGTAAACTCTGATAAGATTGCGGAACTTAATAAATCATTAAGTGAACCGTATGATTTTATTTTTATGGACGCTGCAAAGGGTCAATATATGAACTTCTTACCTGAAATTATGGATCTGTTACCATTGGACGGTCTATTAATTACAGATAATGTTCTTCAAGAGGGAAGCATAGCGGATTCAAAATATAGTATTGTCAGAAGAGATAGAACCATTCATGTGCGTATGAGAGAATATCTTTATGCGTTGACTCATATGGAGGAATTAGATACTGTTATTCTTCCTGTGGGAGATGGGATGACTCTTAGTACTAGGGTTAAGTAAGTATTGAGAGATAAATTTTAAGTAATCAAAAGAGTAATAGTTTTAAGTAATCAAAAGAGTAATAGTTTTAAGTAATTAAAAGAGTAATAAGTTTTAAATAATTAGAAGAGCAATAATTTTTAAATAATTAGAAGAGCAATAATTTATAAGTAATTAAAAGTAATAAGTTTTATGTAATCAAGATAGTAATAAAATTAGTAAAGAATTAAACATAGTTAAAAAGCAAAAAAGAATTAAACATTTAAATATTGATAAAGTAAACATTTAAATAACGATAAAGTAAACAATTAACGCATTTAGACAGTATTCAATTTTTAGATGAAAGTTTATGATTTCATCAGATGAGCATAGAAGGATATTGTATAATATAAATTATGTAGATTTTTGATGAGGGTTTATACTTTCATCAGATAAACATAGAAAGAAATTGTATGATACAAACTATGGAAAATTGAATATTTACTTGGAGGATTAAAATGGAATATATTAAGAAACCGGAATTATTAATTCCAGCAAGCAATTTAGAAGTATTAAAAACAGCAATTATGTATGGAGCTGATGCAGTATATATTGGCGGAGAAATGTATGGATTAAGAGCGAAAGCTAAGAATTTTTCTGCAGAAGATATGAAGGAAGGTATCGCTTTTGCTCATAAATATGGTAAAAAAGTTTACGTAACAGCAAATATTACGGCTCATAACCGTGATTTAGATGGTGTTGCTAAATATTTTGAAGAGTTAAGAGAAATTAAACCAGATGCGATTATTATTTCTGATCCTGGTGTGTTTGATATCGCACAGGAGGTAGCACCTGAGATTGATATTCATATTAGTACACAAGCAAACAACGTAAACTATAGAACATATCGTTTCTGGCATAAGATGGGTGCTACAAGAGTAGTATCCGCAAGAGAACTTTCCCTTGATGAAATCGCAGATTTAAGAAAGAACATTCCTGCCGATTTAGAAATCGAAACCTTCGTTCATGGCGCTATGTGTATTGCTCATTCTGGACGTTGCTTATTAAGTAACTATTTTACAGGAAGAGATGCGAATTTAGGTGCTTGTACACATCCTTGCAGATGGAAGTATCATGTTGTGGAAGAAAACCGTCCTGGTGAGTATTTACCAGTGTTTGAAAATGATAGAGGTACTTATATCTTTAACTCAAAAGATTTATGTATGATTGAATATATTCCTGAGATCGTTGCAGCAGGAATCAACAGTTTAAAGGTAGAAGGTCGTATGAAGACAGCTCTTTATGTTGCAACTGTTGCAAGAACTTATCGTAAAGCAATTGATGATTTCTTTGAATCTCCAGAGCTTTATAAAGAGAATTTAGAGTACTACAGACAAGAAATTGCAAAATGCACCTATCGTCAGTTTACAACAGGTTTCTTCTTCGATAAGCCTAAGGCAGATGCTCAGATTTATGATAACAATGTATATGTAAAAGAGTATACTTATCTTGGTACTGTAGGTTCCGTGGATGAGAATAACCTTTGCGAATTAGAACAAAGAAATAAGTTTAGCGTTGGCGATGAAGTTGAAGTTATGAAGCCAAACGGTGAGAATATTTTAGTTACTGTGAAAAAGATTCTTGATGAAGAAGGCAATGAAATGGAAAGTTGTCCACATCCAAAGCAAAAAATCTTTGTTGATTTTGGAATCAAGCTTGAACAGTACGATATTATTCGTAGAAAAGAAGAGAAAAGTGAATAATGTAATATAAACAACAAAAGCAGCCTTAATTTGGCTGCTTTTGCTATTTACACCTACAATAAGTAATGTTTAATGAATTAAGAAACAAACTGATCTCTGAGCTTTTTTAACGCCTTTTTTTCAATACGGCTAACATAACTACGGCTGATTCCAAGTTTATCTGCGATTTCTCTTTGAGTGATTTCCTTATGTCCGTTTAAACCATATCTCATTTCTATGATCTCTTTTTCACGGTCTGTAAGTGCGGAGTCAACAAAAGAATAGAGTTTTTTTACATTGCTCTTTAACTCCATTACATCAACAATATCTTCGTCCATGCTTTCAATAATATCCAGTAAATTAATCTCATTACCTTCTTTGTCCGAACCAATTGGTTCATATAGATATACTTCTCGGGACTGTTTTTTACCACTTCGTAACATCATTAATAGCTCGTTATCAATACATCTAGAAGCATAAGTTGCAAGTCTTATTCCTTTTTCGGTATCAAAGGTGTCAATCGATTTAATTAATCCAATGGTTCCTATTGAAATTAAATCATCAGTTTCTCGGTCTTGCGTGTTATATTTCTTAACAATGTGTGCTACTAAACGAAGATTACGCTCGATCAATATATCTCTCGCAACCCGGTTGCCAGAACGACATTGTAAAAGCATTTCATTTTCTTCCTTTGCGCTTAACGGTTTTGGGAATGATTTCAAGAGGGCACCTCAACGCTTAGGGTTTACTATTACTCTATGACTGTTGGACAGTTTCAGTGCCTTTCCACAAAAGAAAATTTATAAAAAAATTTGGGTTGTGAGGCAATTGGAGCAAAACAGAAAGACTCATGCTTCGATTACGATGCATAAGTACTACTAATGCATCTCCATAGGCGCATTCGTTCTTTCTGTTTTGCTCCAATTGCCTGTACATTTTTTGGATTTAAACTGTTTTTTGTTTTTTATTGTTTTTATTATATGGTTTTGGTATTAGATTGTGGTATAAAATTTTGGTTCTGATTTGGTTGTGATTATATTTTATTAGATTATTTTATTGGCTTAGGGGATATGGGCTTTATATTAATTGCTTTTCTTTTGATGTACTACGAAAGTATTTTATATCATAAAATACTATTAAGTTTGTTTTGGAGTGCTTTCATGAAAATGAGGAAATATCGTTCTGTATTAATTATAGGGTTTGAATGCATTGCGCTTTTGATTTTGGGTGCTATGTTTTTAGTTAGAACTCTTGAAAATAATAAAATGGATACGCTATTGGTTGCTTCTGAAAAAGGAACTAAAAATTATATCAAATGGGTGGATTTTACGGTTACTTATGAGGCGATGGATGATGCTTATCATTATGATTTGGAGACTCATGATAATGAGATAGAATTGCATTGGATTGAACTTCTTGCTTATTTTGGGGCAAAGTTTGGTGGCGATTTTTCAAGGTATAAGAGTGCGGATATGAAAAAGCTAGCAGATTTATTGCTTAGTGGTGATGAAACTATGGGTACTATGACGGAGGATATGAAATACTATCCTTATTATTATGAGGCGTATTCGGCTGTTTTAGGTGGCTTGGTAGGGGAGTTTGAGATTCAAGTGTTAACGGATGATAAATCTGACTTGGTTTGGGAGAAACGCTATGGATTGAAAGGTTACTCACCGATTGCAAAGGATTATTATTTTTATCATTATGATGATTTTGGGGTGTCGAGGTCCTATGGATATAAAAGGAGGCACCTTGGACATGACATGATGGGACAGATAGGTACGCCGATTATTGCTGTTGAGTCAGGGTATGTTGAGGCGATTGGATGGAATCAGTATGGTGGTTGGAGAATTGGTATCCGAAGCTTTGATGGTAAAAGGTACTATTATTATGCGCATTTAAGAAAGGATATGCCTTATAATTCCTCTCTTGGTGAGGGGAGTATTGTAACAGCAGGGGAAGTAATTGGGTATCTTGGTAGAACTGGTTATAGTGCAAAAGAGAATACCAATAATATTTCTACTTCCCATCTTCATTTTGGATTGCAATTAATCTTTGATGAATCGCAAAAAGAGGGGTATAATGAGATTTGGGTTGATTGTTATGATTTGACTCGGTTTTTATATCGGAATCGTTCTTTAACAAAAAGAGATGAAGATACGAATGAATTTAAACGTGTATATGATATGCTTGATCCAGCAGTAGAATATTATAAGAAGAATATGGAGTAGCACTAGTTAGTGAGTCTGCATAAAGGTATACGGAGGTAAAATGGATAAAATATATGTGAATGGAATTATACATAGCTTAGACCACGAAAACAATGATTATGAGGCTATGGCCATCAAAGATGGTTTGATTTGTGAACTTGGAAGTAATGAGGATATATTAAAATTAAAAACGGATACAACAAAAATTTATGATTTACATAATCAAGTCGTGTTTCCTGGATTTAATGATAGTCATATGCATATTTTAGAATACGCTATACAAGCCGAGCGAATCGATTTATCTCATGTAAAATCGATTGATGAACTTATTTTAGTTATGAAATCCGCATTAAATGAGCATAGTAATAATGAGATTAGTAATGCTACTACTAATAATATTGAAACTAGTAATATTGTAACTACTAATATTGAAACTAGTAATATTGAAACTAATAATATTGATACTAATTATAGAGGTACTAATAATGCTGATTCAAATAGTACTGATATACAGTGGTTGATTGGTAGATGCATGAACCAAGATCATTTTAAAGATAAAAGAATGCCAACAAAAGACGATTTAAATAAGATTTCAACAACAATTCCCATTGTAATTCTTCGTGTTTGCCATCATATTGCCGTTGTAAATGATAAGGCTCTTGAATTATTAAGTTCGAATGGTGTTCTTCCCGCGGTAGAGGGTGGAGAATTTCTTCTTGGTAAAGATGGGAAACCTAATGGAATTTTAACTGAAAATGCATTACAACTTATTTACAATACTTTGTCTAAGCCTAGTGTATCTAAGGTTAAAGAATTGATACTAAAAACAACAAATGAAATGGCTGCCCATGGAATTACCTCGGCTCATAGTGATGACTTTGCTTCGGTGGAGCATTTTGAAGATGTAATTACTGCATATCGTGAGTTGGGTGAGGAGAATTTATTAAAGGTTCGAGTGAATCAACAATGCCTTATAAAAGATTCTAAGGAACTCTTAGAATTTATCCATAAAGGATATGCTAGTAAGGTCTTCAATCCTTACTATTCCTTAGGTGCTCTAAAAATCTTATCCGATGGTTCTTTGGGGGCAAGAACTGCGTACTTAAGAAATCCTTATCATGATGAACCAAGTACGAGAGGAGTTTTTGTTGAAACGAAAGAGCAATTGCTGGAACGAATGAAATTAGCAGATGATAATGGTATGCAAATTGCGGTTCACGCAATTGGAGACGGCGCAATTGAAGCGATATTAGATTGTTTTCAAGAATTAGATGCTAAGAATAATTATCGAAATCCTTTAAGACATGGAATTGTTCACTGTCAGATTACCGATAAAGAGTTATTAGAACGATTTAATAAACAGAATATCCTTGCGTATATACAGCCTATTTTCTTAGAATATGATTTGCATATGGTTGAAGATAGGGTAGGAAAAGAGTTAGCTTCTACAAGTTATGCCTTTAATACTTTGATGGATAGTGGAGTGCATACGTCTGGTGGTTCTGATTGTCCAGTGGAGCATTTTAATATAATGAACAATATTTATTGTGGAGTTGCTAGAAAGGATTTGTTTGGACAACCTGTGGAAGGATTTCATACTGAAGAAGCTTTGACTATGAGACAAGCCTTGCAAGCGTTTACAATGGAAGGTGCATACGCATCAAGAGAAGAACAGGTAAAGGGAAGTTTAGAAAAAGGTAAGTATGCAGACTTTGTTGTATTGGATAAAGATTTATTACAGATAGAGAATGAAGAAATTCGAAATGTTAATGTTTTAATGACGGTTATGGGTGGAAAAACTACATATCGTAACGAAAATTTTAATTAATTACAAGTTTGGAGGGAACATGATTGGTGCAGAGGTAATGTTACACTATGAAAATTCAGTGGAAATGCAGTTAATATTACATTGTGCGCCAGTCTTAAAAGGGCTTAAAGCTGGGAATACGATTACTTTATTACATTCTGATTTAGATAAAGTGAATCAAGTGATTAAAGATACAGAAGTTCATACGAAAACACTGTATCAAAATAATTCCGTTGCAGTTGTCTTATTTTATCGTAGAAATCAAATGTTGAAGGTAATGAATCAAGTCGCTTATTGTGCATATTTGCTACAGCTTGGTTATCGTCCGTTAAATGTAGAGGAATGTTTTAATCAGCTTCGTAGCAAAATGTATGATTATCATAATAGGAGAAAAGTATTTCCACACGAATTGGGAGTATTTCTTGAATATCCTTTGTATGATATTCAAGAATTTATAAGACAAGGCGGTAAAAACTGCAAACTTTGTGGCTATTGGAAGGTGTATGATCAAGAGGATGATGCAAAAACTATCTTCAAGCAATATGATCAGGCTAGAAATGAGTTGCTAATGAATTATCAAGATACAGGGAAACTTATGATTTAGAACAAGATATGTATAAAATGAATGAAAAACCTACCAAAGTTCATTCTAAGACCTACCAAAGTTTAATAAATCGCAATTTTAGTAAATCAGTTATTGCCTTTTTCGAACACTTCATATAAAATGGTACAAGAAAACAAAAGAAAGGCTTGGTGGTAAGCATGGCGACGACTGTTAAGTGCGCGGCAAAGATTGATAGCATCACAGAAATTAGTGATGGAATATACAGTATGTGGATTAACGAAGAGAAAATAGCGAGTGCTACAAGACCAGGACAATTTCTATCGTTATATTGCAAAGATGGGGCTAAGTTATTACCTAGACCAATCAGTGTGTGTGAGATTAAGGAAGGCAAGATACGCCTTGTATTTCGTGCGATGGGAGCAGGTACTAAAGAAATTGCTACCTATCAGGCGGGTGAATTTATAGAAGTAATGGGACCACTTGGTAACGGATTTCCTCTTACAGAAGGAAAGCGTGCGATATTAATTGGTGGAGGTATTGGTATTCCTCCTATGCTAGAATTAGCGAAACAATTAAAATGTGAAAAGCAAGTGGTGTTAGGATATCGAGATGTTACATTTCTTGACAAAGAGTTTTTAGACTATGCGGATGTTTATGTTGCAACAGAAGATGGTAGTGTAGGAACTAAGGGAAATGTAATTGATGCTATGAAAGAACATCAGCTTAATGCGGATGTTATTTTTGCATGTGGGCCTACTCCAATGCTTCGTGGAGTTAAGCAGTATGCGAAGGAGCATGGTATTACCGCTTGGCTTTCTTTAGAAGAGAGAATGGCATGTGGAATTGGTGCTTGTCTTGCATGTGTATGTAAGAGCAAAGAAAAAGACCATCATACCAATGTGAACAATAAACGTATCTGTAAAGATGGACCAGTATTTCTTGCAGATGATATAGAACTTTAGAAGGGGAGTGGCATAGCGAATGAATACAGCAGTTAATATTGCAGGAGTAACCTTTAAAAATCCAGTTATGACAGCCTCTGGTACCTTTGGATCAGGTGCAGAATATAGTGATTTTGTTAATTTAAGTGAACTTGGAGCAGTTGTAACTAAGGGTGTTGCCAACATTCCATGGCCAGGAAATGCAACTCCTAGAATTGCAGAAACTTACGGTGGTATGTTAAATGCAATCGGTTTACAAAATCCAGGCATCGATGTGTTTGAACAAAGAGATATCCCATTTTTAAAACAATTTGATACAAAAATTATCGTAAATGTTTGTGGTAAGACAACAGAAGACTATATCGAAGTTGTAGAACGATTAGGAAACTGTGACGTGGATATGCTTGAAATTAATATCTCTTGTCCAAACGTAAAAGAAGGCGGAATTGCTTTCGGACAAAACCCTAAGATGGTAGAAGCAATTACCTCTGAAATTAAAAAGAGAGCAAAACAGCCAATTATCATGAAACTTAGTCCAAACGTAACGGATATTACAGAAACTGCAAAGGCAGCAGAAGCAGGTGGAGCAGACGCTTTATCACTCATTAATACTTTAACTGGTATGAAGATTGATATTAACAAACGTAATTTTGTTTTAGCCAATAAAACAGGTGGATTATCTGGCCCAGCGGTGAAACCAATTGCAATCCGTATGGTTTACCAAACTGCTAATGCAGTAAAATTACCAATCATCGGTATGGGCGGTATTGCTACAGCAGAAGATGCATTAGAGTTTATTATGGCAGGTGCGACTGCAGTTGCGGTTGGTACAGCAAACTTTATCAATCCTTATGCAACAGTAGATGTAATTAAGGGAATTAATGAATATATGAAATTAAATCAAATCAACGATATCAATGAATTAATTGGTTGCGTGAAATAGTTTAATTTTTTTTGCCTAAATATAGGTGAGAGAATAGGTATATTCTGGTAAGAAACTGGTTAAAATGAAAGGAGCTTATTATGGAGCAATATAAAAAAGATTTTATCGAATTTATGGTAGACTGTGGAGTTTTAAAGTTTGGAGATTTCGTTACTAAAAGTGGAAGAAAAACACCTTTCTTTGTA
This window contains:
- a CDS encoding dihydroorotate dehydrogenase is translated as MNTAVNIAGVTFKNPVMTASGTFGSGAEYSDFVNLSELGAVVTKGVANIPWPGNATPRIAETYGGMLNAIGLQNPGIDVFEQRDIPFLKQFDTKIIVNVCGKTTEDYIEVVERLGNCDVDMLEINISCPNVKEGGIAFGQNPKMVEAITSEIKKRAKQPIIMKLSPNVTDITETAKAAEAGGADALSLINTLTGMKIDINKRNFVLANKTGGLSGPAVKPIAIRMVYQTANAVKLPIIGMGGIATAEDALEFIMAGATAVAVGTANFINPYATVDVIKGINEYMKLNQINDINELIGCVK